Genomic window (Pradoshia sp. D12):
TGGACAAGATATTGTCCCTTTTTTTCTTTTTGGGCTATAGCCAAGCGGTAAGGCAACGGACTTTGACTCCGTCATTCGTAGGTTCGAATCCTGCTAGCCCAGCCATTTAGAGCCATTAGCTCAGTCGGTAGAGCATCTGACTTTTAATCAGAGGGTCGAAGGTTCGAGTCCTTCATGGCTCATTTTGCGGAAGTAGTTCAGTGGTAGAACATCACCTTGCCAAGGTGGGGGTCGCGGGTTCGAATCCCGTCTTCCGCTCCAAAATTTTATACGACTATTTTAAACCTTAAATGCATTGCATTTTAAGGTTTTTTTTATTATAAAAACCATTAAGCCCTGCGATAAGAAGAATTGGCACGCATCAAAAGCAAGAATTAAACTATTCAGCTACCGTTTTATTGGTACTAAAGAGGCTCTTTACTCTTGAGAAACGATTTGCGAGACTGAACTAAGCTAATAAGGTATGATAGAAGTTAAGTGTGTACTTTTAAAACCATTATATAAGCGATCTATAGATTAAAGAGTATTAGCATAAAGGTTCGGTGAATGACATTGCCTGATCGATAGGGGAAAAGGTGCTCTTTAAGTAATGCCAGTACGTTTGAAGAAGTTAATCTGGTTATGATATATATCAACAAATCCTGTCGATTATATATAGATGTTTTATAAAGAATCTACGGTTTGTTTGAGAGGTAGGTTAATTCAAGAATAAGGCATGGGGTCAAACGTAAAGAAAAACGACATTGAATGATAAATAGTGAAGGGCACAGGAGAAAATTTATATGACTGTCTTCTGGCTGTATACTTAGTACAGTAAAAGTTGACCCTTATCCGGAATGGATGAGGCAATGAATAGGGCCTATTCATTCTGGGTCTAAATATAATGAGTGAAACTAATACCAATTGGGATTTTGTTAGCCGTCAGTGGATACCAGAGATCATCATTCCACAAAGAAAAGCAGCAACCTTTTTAGGATTACTGCTTTACATATCTTGTGTGAGTTTGATAGAGATTGATTAATGAGTCCAGTTCAGTACTTGCTTTGATGACATCAGAGTCAAGCATTGAAGTTGAAGAGGCAAGTAGTATCATTCTTTGGCGGCATTGTTCAATATCCTTCATAAGTATATGTAGTTCCAAGTCTTCACTCCTATCTGCAAGAGGTTTTGTTACCTTTATTACCCATATTTATAAAGATTAAACAGTGTGTCAATGTAAAAAACAAAAATTATTTTTTATTGAAACTTTTCTCAAGGCCAGTGCGTATAAATGCTGAAGGCCGCCAATGCGGAGGATGGACAATTTGGAAGGACTTATTAAAGAAAGAATACAGGAAGTGCTGGGTGGTAAACAACAGGCATATGAAGACATCGTTCAGTTTTATAAAGACAGAGTATTTCAATTGTGCTATCGCATGCTGGGTGACCGCCATGAAGCAGAGGATGTGGCCCAGGAAGCTTTTTTACGGGCATATATGAATATACACACTTTCCAGATGAACCGAAAGTTCTCCACCTGGTTATACCGGATTGCTACAAATTTATGTATAGACCGTATACGTAAAAAGAAGCCGGATTATTATCTCGATGCAGAAGTAGCAGGTACAGAGGGGCTTGATATGTATTCACAGATTCCATCGGATACAAAGTTACCTGAGGATGAACTGGAGAGTTTAGAGCTTAAAGAAAAAATGCAAAAGGAAATTCAGAATCTGCCTGAAAAATACCGCTCAGTTATTGTATTAAAATATGTGGATGAGTTATCTCTGAAAGAAATTAGTGAAATCCTTAATTTACCGGTAGGAACCGTGAAAACACGAATTCATAGGGGAAGAGATGCACTGAGAAAATCGATGCGATCTATATAAATGAGGTGGATTAAAATGAAACAATGCCCAGAAAACATCGCAGATTATATGCATGATTATCTCGACGATGACATTAATGAAGAACATTCCAATGTGCTTCTTTCGCATATAGCAGAATGTGATGAGTGTAAGAAAACCTTTCACGAGTTGAGTAAAACAGTTGCCTTTCTTCAAAGTAACCATATTACAGCACCTAGCGGATTTACCGCAAATGTAATGAGAAATCTACCTAAACAATCGAAAAGGCGAAGGTTTGAAAAATGGCTGCAGCGCAATCCAGTGTTAATTGCCGCTTCGCTCTTTATTCTATTGATGGGCAGTAGCTTATTTTCCTATTGGGGAGAGGATGAACAGTTCTCATTCTCTAAAGACCCTAACTTGGTCGTCGAAGGACAAACTGTGATTGTTCCGGAAGGAAAGACGGTCAAAGGGGACCTTGTTGTCAAAAATGGAGATATAAAAGTTGAGGGCAAAGTCAATGGGAACGTAACGGTTATTAATGGAGATAACTATTTAGCAGGAGCCGGTGAAGTGACTGGAAATATAGAAGAGATTGATCAACTGTTTGAATGGATTTGGTTTCATACTAAGGATATAGCATCAAGAGTTTTTTAATCTATAGATAGAAATAGACCTATTTAAGGCAATCCACCGCGGATGGCCTTTTTCTTTTTCTATCAATGAATTTGGGACTGAATTCTTAGAGTTTGTGGAACAGTATGTTATAATAGTGGGGTTATACAACATAGCGGTATATACACCGTTCATGGGAAAGGACATGACTGGAGGAAATGACATGCCGTTTCTAAACAACTTTTCTTTATTAGATTATATTATCAACATAACCGACATCTTTCTCGTTTGGTTTGTTTTTTATAAATTATTGCAAATTATTAAAGGGACAAAAGCCGTACAGCTATTACGTGGAATCCTTTTAATTGTGATTGGACGCTTTGCGAGTGAAATCCTTGGCTTAAATACAATGAGCTATTTAATGGAAAATGTAATGACTTGGGGAGTTTTAGCCATCATTATTATCTTTCAGCCTGAATTACGACGAGCGCTCGAACAGTTGGGGAGAGGCCGTTTATTTTCCAGGACAAATTTTCAGGAAGAGAATGTGCAGGAGCAAACAATTGAAGCTATTATTAAATCGACAACCTATATGGCCAAGCGCCGGATTGGTGCCCTTCTTTCAATTGAAAGAGAGACGGGTCTTAATGATTATATTGAGACAGGTATACGTCTCGATTCCAGAGTGTCATCTGAGTTATTAATTAATATTTTTATACCGAATACACCACTGCACGATGGAGCGGTAATTCTGCAAAATGGCACAGTTGCTGCAGCAGCATGTTATCTTCCTTTATCTGAAAGCCCATTTGTTTCAAAGGAACTGGGAACAAGGCACAGGGCGGCGCTGGGAATAAGTGAAGTTACCGACAGCTTGACAATCGTTGTTTCGGAAGAGACAGGGAATATTTCTTTAACGAAAAACGGAGAGCTTTATCGGAATCTTTCGTTAGATGAACTGCAAAATATGCTTGAAAATGAATTGTCCATAAATAATAAAACGACCTCTTCGAATCTTTGGAATTGGAGGTCGAGAAAAGATGGATAAACTTATTTCTAGCAGTTGGTTTATGAAAATTGGGGCTTTTCTGATTGCACTATTCCTATTTTTCTCTGTCAATAGTAACCCAATCAATAATTCCAGTAATCCTTATAATACACCTTCAAGCACAGAAACAGCCACGATTAAAAACGTGCCTGTTGAGGTTTATTATGATACCGATAATTTAATTGTCAGCGGGATACCCGAAACTCTGGATATTACGATTGAGGGACCTAAGAGTATAGTTATAACTGCTAAATCTACAATGGACTTTGAGATTTATGTAGACTTATCCGATCCTAAAATTGGTTCTCAAAAGGTACCAATCAAGGTAAAGAATTTATCGGATAAAATTAACTATACACTGACACAGGCCAATGCAACAGCAGTGGTAGAGGAGAAGGTAACAGAGAACTTCAAAGTCGAGGCTGAATTTGATAAAACACTATTAGCAGAAGGATATTCATCAGACCCGCCATATCTAAGTCCAACAGAAGTGGAAATAACGGGTGCCAAGAGCCATGTCGATAAGGTTTCTGTTGTAAAAGCAACTGTTAAAACGGACTCACATGTAACGAATGATATTCTAACTGAAGCAACAGTACAGGCATTTGATAGCAATATGAACTTGTTAGATGTGAATATTGAACCTAGTACAGTTGATATCTCGATAAATGTAAACAGTCCTTCAAAAGAGGTCAGCCTATCTGCTAAAGCTACAGGAGCACCGCCTGAAGGAGTTAAAATTGAAAGTATTAAAATTGATTCGGAGACAGCTACCATCTATGGAGGAGAATCCATTCTTAAAGATATAAAGGAGATAACGGTACCTGTTGATGTCAGCAATATTGATGAGGATACTGTAATTGAAATTCCAGTCAGCTTGCCTGATGGAGTGGTTGGATCTTCTATAGATACGGTTAAAGTGACAATTAAGATAAAGAAGGAAAATACTCAAACAATCTCGAATATACCTATTGAAATAAAGGGACTAGACAATGAGAAATATGAGGCGGAAATTCTTAATCCTTCAAAAGGGATGGTGGACCTGGCCATTGAAGGCGAGGCATCTAAGATTAAATCCCTGAAATCCAGTGATTTTGATATATTTATCGAGGTAAAAGAGTTAAATGTAGGAAACCATACAGTACCCTTAAAGGTGAATGCACCAGATGAGGTACATTGGGAACTGCCTAACAATAGTAAGACAATTACAGTGGAAATCTCAGAAAAAAGTTCAGATGGATAACAACCTACACTCTTTCATAAGACAGTTAGGTATATATAGGCAATAAAATATGAAGTGTATTAGTAGAAGGAGAGATTTTTAATGGGTAAATATTTCGGTACAGATGGTGTGAGGGGTGTAGCAAATAGCGAACTGACACCGGAGCTTGCTTTTAAGCTAGGCCGATTTGGAGGATATGTGTTAACAAAACATAATGAAAACCGTCCAAAAGTAATCATTGGCCGTGATACAAGAATATCCGGCTTCATGCTGGAAAGTGCCCTTGTAGCAGGTCTGCTCTCAATTGGAGCGGAGGTCATGCGCTTGGGAATCGTTTCAACACCTGGAGTTGCTTATTTAACAAAAGCATTAGGCGCAGAAGCAGGTGTAATGATTTCTGCCTCCCATAACCCTGTAGCGGATAATGGTATTAAATTCTTCGGATCTGATGGGTTTAAGCTTTCAGATGATCAGGAAGAAGAGATTGAAGCATTATTAGATATGGAAGAAGATCAACTCCCAAGACCAATCGGAGAAAACATTGGTAGAATCAATGATTACCTCGAAGGTGGGCAAAAATATATTCAATACTTAAAACAAACGGCGGACGAGGATTTCACAAATATCCATGTAGCCCTCGATTGTGCACACGGAGCTACTTCTTCTTTAGCAACACACTTGTTTGCTGATTTAGATGCTGATGTTTCGACTATGGGTGCTTCACCAAATGGTCTTAATATTAATGAAGGAGTCGGATCCACGCATCCAGATAAGCTGGCTGAATTTGTTCTCGAAAAGGGAGCGGATGTTGGTCTGGCTTTTGATGGAGATGGAGATCGATTAATAGCTGTCGATGAGAAAGGTAAAATCGTTGATGGAGATCAAATTATGTTCATTTGTGCAAAATACATGAAAGAACATAACCGCCTTAAGCATAATACAGTTGTTTCAACAGTTATGAGTAATATGGGATTTTATAAAGAATTAGATGTAAACCAAATCTTAAGTGCGCAGACAGCTGTTGGAGATCGGTATGTTGTAGAAGAAATGAAAAAAGGTGGATATAATCTTGGCGGAGAGCAATCAGGGCATATTATTTTCCTTGATTACAATACAACAGGAGACGGATTGCTGACAGGTGTACAGCTCATTAATATTATGAAGCTGACAGGTAAGCCACTTTCAGAACTTGCAGGCGAAATGAAAGTTTATCCACAAAAACTTGTTAATATCCGTGTAACAGATAAGCATCATGTAACGGATAATGATAAAGTGAAGGCAATTATTGATCAAGTGGAAGAGGAAATGAGCGGAAACGGGAGAATTCTTGTTAGACCGTCCGGAACTGAACCACTCGTTCGTGTAATGGCTGAGGCACCTACACAGGAACAATGCGATCAATACGTTGAGAGAATTGCCGATGTTGTAAGGGCAGAGATGGGCTTATAATAATAATCAATAACAATTAATGCATAAGGGGAACAGTTCTTCCTCTTATGCATATTTTATATATGTATAGCTGAATTATGAGATTTAAATGTATATTTTTGTAAATGTTGACGGAATGAGAGCAAATAGTGTATGCTGAAAATTGAGTTCAAAATAGAAGAGGAGGGAAGATGTTATTTAGTTAGTAAAGCGCCAGGACTGGAGTAACCCAGTTGACGAGGTGGAGGTTATCGATCTTTCGGCGGATGCCTTCCGGTTGCATGCACAACTGACCCTCTTTTTACTAAATCAGTTTGGTGACAAATTGGACAGAATAAAAAGAGATGCATATATCAACTAAAAATTATTCGGAGATAAGGGGGCAAGTGTGCCCCCCTGGGCATTCTTGTTCCCTTCATCTTTTTTATAGGAGGATAAACAAGTATGTGTGGAATCGTAGGATATATTGGACATCAAGATGCTAAAGAAATTTTACTAAAAGGCTTAGAAAAGCTTGAATATAGAGGATATGATTCAGCTGGTATTGCTGTTATGAATGAGAACGGTGTACATGTGTTCAAAGAAAAAGGAAGAATAGCTGATTTACGTGAAAGCGTAGATTCATCTGTACAATCTTCCAAAGGAATTGGACACACTCGCTGGGCAACTCATGGAGTACCAAGCATAAGAAATGCTCACCCTCACCAAAGTTCGAATGGACGTTTTACGATCGTTCATAACGGTGTAATTGAGAACTATGAATTATTAAAGAGGGAGTACCTTCAAGATACTGATTTAGTGAGTGATACGGATACTGAGGTAATCGTTCAGCTTATCAGCAAATTTGTTGAAGAAGGACTTAACGTAGAAGCAGCTTTTGCAAAGGCTCTGGGTCTATTGCATGGTTCATATGCAATTGGCTTACTGGATGCACAAGATGAAGAAATCATTTATGTAGCTAAAAATAAAAGCCCATTATTAGTAGGTGTAGGTGCTGATTTCAATGTAATCGCTAGTGATGCGATGGCTATGCTGCAAGTAACAGACCAGTTTGTTGAACTTATGGATAAAGAAATTGTTCTTGTTACAAAAGATCAAATCACCATTAAACAATTGGACGGTACAGTAGTTACTCGTGAGCCTTACACAGCACAGCTGGATGCAAGCGATATTGAAAAAGGAACGTATCCGCACTACATGCTAAAAGAAATTGATGAGCAGCCACTAGTAACTCGTAAAATCATTCAAGCTTATCAGAATGAAGCGGGTGAGCTAAAAATAGACGACGCAATTATTAATGCGATAAATGAAGCGGATCGTCTGTACATTGTTGCTTGTGGAACAAGCTATCATGCTGGCCTTGTTGGAAAACAAATGTTTGAAAAAATGGCGAAAGTACCGGTAGAAGTTCATGTGGCTTCCGAATTTGGCTACAATATGCCTTTACTATCAGAAAAACCATTGTTCATTTTCATTTCCCAAAGCGGAGAAACAGCAGATAGCCGTGCCGTACTTGTGCAAGTAAAAGAGATGGGCTACAAAGCCTTAACGATTACTAATGTACCTGGGTCAACATTGTCTCGTGAAGCTGACTTTACGTTGTTATTACATGCTGGTCCTGAAATTGCGGTTGCATCTACTAAAGCATACACAGCACAAATGGCTGTATTAACAATCCTGGCGGCTGTTGTGGCGAAAGAAAAAAATCAATTAGCAGATTTTGATGTAGTAAAAGAATTGGGAATCGTTGCGAACGCAATGGAGGCTCTATGTGATGACAAAGATAAATTCGAAATGATTGCACGCGAATATCTTGCTGTTACACGTAATTGTTTCTTTATTGGACGTTCTGTCGATTATTTCGTTGGCCTTGAGGGTGCGTTGAAGCTAAAAGAAATTTCCTATATTCAAGCGGAAGGCTTTGCCGGCGGTGAACTAAAACACGGTACAATTGCCTTAATTGAAGAAGGAACACCTGTTATTGCTTTGGCAACACAGGAAGCTGTAAACTTAAGCATCCGTGGTAACGTAAAAGAAGTGGTTGCACGTGGCGCTAACCCTTGCATCATTTCCATGAAGGGACTTGATCAAGAAGGAGACGCATACGTACTTCCAGAAGTTAACCCAATGTTAACACCTCTTATCTCTGTAATACCATTACAACTAATTGCTTACTATGCATCCCTTCACCGTGGCTGTGATGTGGATAAACCTCGTAATCTAGCAAAATCGGTTACGGTTGAGTAAGGAATCAATATAGTATAAACTCAATACCCAGCTACTCTTCGTTTGAAGGGAGCTGGGTTTTTTGAATTTGATAGAGGAAATTTTAGATGTACAATTAGTAAACTCATCCTTACTAGGTTATTTCTAAAGGTTAAGACTAAATGGGCTGTACACAAGAGCAAGTATATCTGGCTTCCCAGTACAGCCTATTTGTATATTCATACTCCCTAATTTACGAAAAATATAGAGGAGAATACAAATATAAGTTTGATAGACTAATGAGTCTGCACATTTTACATATTACTAAGCCGGTAATGATTTAATTTTGTTGAAGAGTTAGTAACTGTTTTCTCAAACAAATCACTCTTATAACGGAATACTATCCTTTAATAAAATTATACAAAACTTATATTTTTTCTATATATTTTGGTTTAAGTATCCGTGATTACGTGAATATAGTAAATGATTACAAAAAACTTACAAAGGGGAAATGAAAATTGAGTATTCTACAGAAAATAGCACTTGTATTAACGATCATTGGAGCTATAAATTGGGGGCTGATAGGTTTGTTTCAATTTGATCTTGTAGCAACTTTATTTGGAGGACAGGATGCCATTCTTTCTCGAATCGTCTATGCGTTAGTAGGTATTGCTGGTTTAACTAATATTGGGTTGCTCTTTGCTCCATCAAAGGAATCACGTATTGCGGCTTAATGATAATTTTAATCTCCCCCCTCTTTAAAGAGGGGGGTTGTTTATGGGAAGATAGATGAGCTGACCAAAGATGAGGTCCTTTTCCTTGGACCTCTATTTGCCTAATGGGTGAACCTCAGGTGAGCTAATGAATTTTTATAGAGAAGAACGTAAGCGGTATATACATATTCTTGTTTAAGTTAGAAAATGGATAAAAAGTTCAAAATTGAGTAAGACACAGATAGCCCCGTGTAGTATCTTTTTATAGCTTCCCTCTTCATCCTCCTTTTAGCATAAATTTAAAAAGGTCGGCATATCGACCAAATTCATAAATGAAAATGATTGACAACATTCTGTAAAATCATGTAATGTATTATGTAACCGGTTACATATGGTACCGGTACCATATTTTGTTTGGAGATAAAATGGCTACTATAAAAGATGTTGCAAAGTATGCAGGAGTTTCTGTAGCGACTGTATCGAGATATTTAAATCAAGGCTACATAAGCGAAAAGGCACGTATGCAAGTAGAGGATGCAATTAAAGAATTAGGATATCGGCCCAGTATAATTGCTAGATCCTTGAATACAAAGCAGACAAATGCAATTGGGCTCATCATACCAGATATAACAAACCCTTTCTTTCCAGAGCTGGCAAGAGCAGTGGAAGACGCAGCATATGAAAATGGCTACACGGTTATTCTCTGCAATACAGATGAGCAGGCGGAGAAAGAACGCCAATACATTGAAACACTAACGAGAAAGTATATAGCAGGTATTATTTTGGCAACAAACGAGTTGGATAAGGAATATTACAAAAGCCTTAATGTCCCATTAGTGGCGCTTGATCGGTCAATTGGCGAAGGTTTTCCTACAGTAATGACCCAGAATATAGAAGGGGCGAAACTCGGATCTGAATTTTTGCTTAGGCAGCAAATCAATCATCTTGTTTGTTTACGCGGCCCAGATGGACTGAAGCCGGCTGATGATCGATTGAAAGGATTTTTACAAGCTACTGAAACCAGCCAGATTAAAACTACTATACTTGAGTGTCCATTTGATTTTAATGAGGCTGAGCAGATTGTTTTTAAATTATTGAAGGAGGACTCATCGATTGATGCAATTTTTGCCTGCAGTGATGTTTCGGCAATAGGAGCATTAAAAGCAGCCCATTCTCTCAAAATAACAGTGCCCGATCAATTGCAAATTCTCGGATTTGATGGGATTATGCTTGGGCAGATGACGACACCTGGGTTATCGACAGTAGCACAAAATATTTATGAGCTTGGTTCTAAAGCAACTAAATTACTGATTAAACAAATTGATGGAGAATTACTCGAACAAATGACTGAATTTGTAGCTCCGCAATTAACCATAAGAGATTCAACAAAGGGGGCAATTCAATGATTACCATAATAGGGAGTATAAATATGGACTTAGTTTGCCAATCAGGGCTATTCCCTCAGCAGGGTGAAACAGTACTGGGAGAGCGGTTTGAAACAATTCCTGGTGGAAAAGGAGCTAATCAAGCAGTTGCTGCAGCCCGCTTAGGCAGCCAGGTTGCGATGATCGGTGCAGTGGGTAACGATAGCTTTGGTGACATGCTGATTGATAACCTTGAAAAAGAAAAAATTGATACAAATGGTGTAAGCAAGGTATCTGAAAGCACTGGTATAGCTAATATCATTGTGCATAATCAGGATAACCGCATTATTGTTGTGCCAGGTGCGAATTTTAAAGTAGATAAGACCTTGATAGACAAACACCGCAGGACAATTGAACGGTCAAAACTGGTCATCATGCAGCTTGAAATTCCGGTGGAAACAGTAGAATACACTTTGGATTTATGTTCCGAATTAAAGGTTCCCGTAATTGTAAATCCTGCTCCAGCCCAAAATTTCCGAGTGGAATGGATGGATAAGATTACGTTTTTAACACCTAATGAAACAGAATGCAATGTAATATTGGGTCTTTCAGCAGAACAAGCAGTTAGAGAGTACCCAAATAAATTAATAGTGACCTTGGGAGATAAAGGAGCTATGTATAGTGATGGTAATGAGATTATCCATGTAGAAGGATACAGAACGACCCCGGTTGATACGACGGGTGCAGGCGACACATTTAATGGCGCTTTTGCTCATGCCTATGTAAACGGAAAATCTCTTAATGATGCAACTCATTTTGCCAATATTGCAGCTTCGTTATCGGTTGAAGGATTTGGCGCTCAAGGCGGAATGCCTGGAATAGATGCGGTTGAGGCAAGGTTAAGGGGGAAGCTTGATGAAGAAAAAGGGAATCATTAATCGTGAATTAGCCGGTATTTTTGCCAAGCTTGGCCATACAGATCAGATTGTGATTGCTGATTGCGGACTTCCAATTCCAGATGGAACTGTATGTATCGACTTAGCCTATAAGCTCGGAGAACCAGGATTCATTCCTGTTTTGGAAGAGGTTTTAAAAGATTTGGAAGTAGAGCAGGTCTTTATAGCAGAGGAAATGAAGGAAACAAATCCTGATATAAACCACTACGTTCATGAATGCTTCAATGATATACAGAAGGTAACGCATGAGCAATTTAAAATACAAACAAAGGCAGCTAAAGTAATCATTCGTACCGGTGAAGCTTCGCCATATGCAAATATTATTTTACAGAGTGGCGTTATTTTTTAACAGAGGGTGGGTGAACGGCAAATGATTCAGATGTCCGGTATTTCAAAAGCATTCAGTGGTAATGTCGTACTCAGGGATGTCCAATTTGAATTGCTTAACGGAGAAATTCATGCGCTTATGGGAGAGAATGGAGCAGGAAAATCTACACTGATGAAAATCATGTCAGGTATTTATACGAAGGACAGCGGAGAGGTAAGAGTCGACGGTCAATTGATGGATTTTAAGTCGGCGAAGGATTCTGAGAACCAGGGTATCCATGTGATTCATCAGGAGTTAAATATTTTACCTGACCTTACCGTGGCCGAAAATCTATTTCTCGGCAAGGAACTAGAGTATGGACTTGGAGTTTTGAAACGTAAAGAAATGGAACAGGAAACAAAAAGGCTATTGAAAAAGCTAGGCCTGGATGTTCATCCACGGACCAGAGCGGGAGACTTATCGGTCGGGAAGCAACAAATTATTGAGATTGCAAAAGCGATTGCTTCTGAAGCCAAATATATTGTTATGGATGAACCTACTGCTGCCTTGACAGACCGTGAAATCCAAACCCTGTTTAAAACAGTTAGAGAGCTGAAAAGCAAGGGAATTTCATTCGTCTATATTTCCCACCGTATGGAAGAGATATTTGCAATTTGTGATCGGATTACGGTATTGCGTGATGGAGAATATGTAGGAGTGAAGGAAATCTCGGAGACAACATTCGATGAAATCGTTGCTATGATGGTTGGACGTCAGTTAGGAGAACGATTCCCTTCCAGAAATGCCAAGATAGGCAACAAGAAGCTGGAGGTGAAGGGTTTAAGTGCGGATAATGCCTTTCAGGATGTGTCATTTACCTTGCATCAAGGGGAGGTATTGGCACTCTCAGGATTGATGGGGGCTGGTAGAACTGAAATAGCAGAAGCTCTATTTGGACATAGGAAATCTACCCAGGGGGAGATTTTTATTGATGGTCAGAAGGTCCAAATTAAAACTCCCATAGAAGCTATGAAGCTTGGAATTGGTTTGGTGACAGAGGATCGAAAATCAAAGGGATTAATATTAGATTTCTCAATTAAAGAGAATATTATGTTGGCAAATTTAGAAAAGGGCTCTAAAGCTAGCGTTATACAGCCAGGCAAGGAGAATGAGTTTGTTCAAAATTACATAAATCAGTTACGAATACGCTCCTCTGGTGCAGAACAAATCGTTAAGTCTCTATCAGGCGGTAATCAACAAAAGGTTGTTATTGCCAAGTGGCTCGGCACTCAACCAAAAATTCTGATTCTGGATGAACCGACACGAGGGGTTGATATTGGCGCTAAGAAGGAAATCTATCACATTATCAATCAATTAGCCGAGGCTGGGGTAGCTATTTTAATGATTTCTTCAGAACTACCGGAAGTCATAGGTATGGCGGATAGAGTGCTAGTGATGCAGGAAGGTAAATTGACAGGGGTAGTAGAGAAGAAAGATATGACACAAGAAAGAATCATGCATTTTGCGACAGGGGGAGAGAAGATTGTCTAAAGTGAACTACAAAAAGTGGCTTTCCAAGCTAGGTCCGCTATTTGGTCTATTGTTATTAATTGTGGTAATTACAATCATGAATCCGAGTTTCTTGACGGTCTCAAATATTTTAAACGTTTTACGACAAGTTACAATTAGCGGGCTGATTGCATTTGGGATGACATTTGTGGTCTTGACTGGGGGAATTGACCTTTCTGTCGGCTCTACATTGGCATTGACCGGTGCAGTGGCAGCAAGCCTTCTTGCCAGTGGTACAGATCCAATCATAGCAATGGGTGCTGCTCTAATACTTGGGTTAATCCTGGGTGCAATTAATGGAGTGATCATTACAAAAGGAAAAGTTGCCCCATTTATTGCTACTTTAGCAACAATGACTATTTATCGCGGATTAACGCTTGTTTATACGGAAGGAAAGCCAGTTTCGGGGCTGGGTGACTCTCTTACTTTCCAAATGTTTGGTAAAGGATATTTATTAGGAATTCCTGTTCCTGTTGTTACAACAATTTTGGCCTTCATTATATTATATTTCATTCTCCATAAGACAACTTTTGGCCGCCGAGTTTATGCTGTAGGTGGAAATGAAGACGCTTCCAAGCTATCTGGAATCAATA
Coding sequences:
- a CDS encoding YbbR-like domain-containing protein, which gives rise to MDKLISSSWFMKIGAFLIALFLFFSVNSNPINNSSNPYNTPSSTETATIKNVPVEVYYDTDNLIVSGIPETLDITIEGPKSIVITAKSTMDFEIYVDLSDPKIGSQKVPIKVKNLSDKINYTLTQANATAVVEEKVTENFKVEAEFDKTLLAEGYSSDPPYLSPTEVEITGAKSHVDKVSVVKATVKTDSHVTNDILTEATVQAFDSNMNLLDVNIEPSTVDISINVNSPSKEVSLSAKATGAPPEGVKIESIKIDSETATIYGGESILKDIKEITVPVDVSNIDEDTVIEIPVSLPDGVVGSSIDTVKVTIKIKKENTQTISNIPIEIKGLDNEKYEAEILNPSKGMVDLAIEGEASKIKSLKSSDFDIFIEVKELNVGNHTVPLKVNAPDEVHWELPNNSKTITVEISEKSSDG
- a CDS encoding anti-sigma factor family protein; its protein translation is MKQCPENIADYMHDYLDDDINEEHSNVLLSHIAECDECKKTFHELSKTVAFLQSNHITAPSGFTANVMRNLPKQSKRRRFEKWLQRNPVLIAASLFILLMGSSLFSYWGEDEQFSFSKDPNLVVEGQTVIVPEGKTVKGDLVVKNGDIKVEGKVNGNVTVINGDNYLAGAGEVTGNIEEIDQLFEWIWFHTKDIASRVF
- a CDS encoding aspartyl-phosphate phosphatase Spo0E family protein is translated as MELHILMKDIEQCRQRMILLASSTSMLDSDVIKASTELDSLINLYQTHTRYVKQ
- the sigW gene encoding RNA polymerase sigma factor SigW — encoded protein: MDNLEGLIKERIQEVLGGKQQAYEDIVQFYKDRVFQLCYRMLGDRHEAEDVAQEAFLRAYMNIHTFQMNRKFSTWLYRIATNLCIDRIRKKKPDYYLDAEVAGTEGLDMYSQIPSDTKLPEDELESLELKEKMQKEIQNLPEKYRSVIVLKYVDELSLKEISEILNLPVGTVKTRIHRGRDALRKSMRSI
- the glmM gene encoding phosphoglucosamine mutase; this translates as MGKYFGTDGVRGVANSELTPELAFKLGRFGGYVLTKHNENRPKVIIGRDTRISGFMLESALVAGLLSIGAEVMRLGIVSTPGVAYLTKALGAEAGVMISASHNPVADNGIKFFGSDGFKLSDDQEEEIEALLDMEEDQLPRPIGENIGRINDYLEGGQKYIQYLKQTADEDFTNIHVALDCAHGATSSLATHLFADLDADVSTMGASPNGLNINEGVGSTHPDKLAEFVLEKGADVGLAFDGDGDRLIAVDEKGKIVDGDQIMFICAKYMKEHNRLKHNTVVSTVMSNMGFYKELDVNQILSAQTAVGDRYVVEEMKKGGYNLGGEQSGHIIFLDYNTTGDGLLTGVQLINIMKLTGKPLSELAGEMKVYPQKLVNIRVTDKHHVTDNDKVKAIIDQVEEEMSGNGRILVRPSGTEPLVRVMAEAPTQEQCDQYVERIADVVRAEMGL
- the cdaA gene encoding diadenylate cyclase CdaA, with protein sequence MPFLNNFSLLDYIINITDIFLVWFVFYKLLQIIKGTKAVQLLRGILLIVIGRFASEILGLNTMSYLMENVMTWGVLAIIIIFQPELRRALEQLGRGRLFSRTNFQEENVQEQTIEAIIKSTTYMAKRRIGALLSIERETGLNDYIETGIRLDSRVSSELLINIFIPNTPLHDGAVILQNGTVAAAACYLPLSESPFVSKELGTRHRAALGISEVTDSLTIVVSEETGNISLTKNGELYRNLSLDELQNMLENELSINNKTTSSNLWNWRSRKDG